The following proteins come from a genomic window of Asterias amurensis chromosome 15, ASM3211899v1:
- the LOC139948358 gene encoding integrase/recombinase xerD homolog has translation MLGERIARPTSNILVASTVPPQVGGFTWPLSADNSAWYRWLALSHSATDPELKQLALGALPKLLMSSRAHSTTIKYSNSWKRWESWASSKTGVKSFPVNPTDFALYLSSFYSSGHKTAADSAAAAVAWAHSLAGLPSPTNDPLVKTTIQGYKRLTASTPNRKEPVTPEIMAKLYNAHGQPSAALGDLRILFVCFVCYAGFLRFNDISNVRRTDCSILSDSLVIHLCKSKTDQYRQGNNITIARTFQPTCPVVITERYFQAMGDPDTSPLPVLRRMTRSKTGLVPTTHGLSYTRTREIVLEALRPFVPDIHKFGLHSLRSGGASAASKALLPSHLISMHGRWKTEKARNAYIKTDPQTRLLPSSVLGI, from the exons atgctcggAGAAAGGATAGCGCGACCTACGTCCAACATCCTGGTCGCGTCCACGGTCCCTCCACAAGTTGGGGGTTTTACGTGGCCACTGAGCGCTGATAACTCAGCCTGGT ATAGATGGTTGGCACTCTCTCATTCAGCAACTGACCCGGAACTAAAGCAACTTGCCCTTGGAGCCCTACCAAAACTATTAATGTCATCGAGAGCACACTCAACAACGATAAAATACAGCAATAGTTGGAAACGATGGGAATCATGGGCTTCATCCAAGACCGGCGTCAAATCATTTCCCGTCAACCCAACAGATTTCGCCCTatatttgtcttcattttattcatccGGTCATAAAACGGCAGCAGATTCTGCAGCAGCTGCTGTTGCCTGGGCACATAGCTTGGCTGGATTACCGTCACCTACAAACGATCCATTGGTCAAAACAACCATACAAGGCTACAAGAGACTCACAGCCTCTACCCCAAATCGGAAGGAACCGGTAACACCTGAAATCATGGCAAAACTTTATAATGCTCACGGTCAACCTAGTGCAGCATTAGGCGATTTACGCATCCTATTCGTATGCTTTGTCTGTTACGCAGGTTTCCTTCGTTTCAACGACATCAGTAATGTAAGACGAACGGACTGTAGTATACTCAGTGACAGTCTCGTCATACATTTATGCAAGTCAAAAACTGATCAATACCGCCAGGGCAATAATATAACAATTGCAAGAACATTTCAGCCAACCTGTCCAGTTGTAATCACAGAACGATATTTCCAAGCAATGGGCGATCCTGACACTTCTCCTCTACCGGTACTTCGCAGAATGACACGTTCCAAAACCGGTCTCGTTCCTACTACTCATGGGTTAAGCTACACCAGAACCAGAGAGATTGTACTAGAAGCCCTCCGACCATTCGTTCCAGATATTCACAAGTTCGGACTCCATAGCCTGAGGTCAGGCGGTGCATCCGCAGCTTCAAAGGCCCTACTCCCATCTCACTTAATATCCATGCACGGAAGATGGAAAACCGAAAAGGCCAGAAATGCATACATAAAAACTGATCCGCAAACACGTTTGCTCCCCTCATCTGTACTTggaatttga